Proteins encoded by one window of Dreissena polymorpha isolate Duluth1 chromosome 11, UMN_Dpol_1.0, whole genome shotgun sequence:
- the LOC127851893 gene encoding prostaglandin E2 receptor EP4 subtype-like — translation MENNLFVNVSFFENPGDLLNGTSGNQTAMLVKLSAIKKQNSVVDSSIMFSMGVFGNALALIVLQRSPGHQKRKLFYRLVAGLTITDLVGTTSLSPLVIATYVNDFKWIGGIHVCKYFGFMMVFSGVATSTIVCLMAIERLISIRHPYLYYARLRKKHANYFLLSAWTFAASVASLPLVGFGEIVLQYPYTWCFIDYYTDNKTDRGYNCLFAFLELLMITVTVTCNCIVLYTLLRTKLRGLSGRKNSFTDSRTFSGYSRRYAECQMAVLLIGITVVFSSCYLPLIIRIVLNQTKLLPVNMRTDLLIIRFASLNQILDPWVYILLRREVVSRLIFTIRTLVSAKTAEAQIKTFRRQDSSYSAKDSNYTCCTFCFHCLCDPPLQKRAITVSGNHDSDYMSGSMSPRLPTNKLAIGVIRNVMLPNTSNDSPAALAKRSHVIAGLKRQASVDLEIVSNPPDNPCDPLMKPFESSYCVADYKISYSYKIRSDKLLTNIAEESVREDMDSL, via the exons atggaaaataatttatttgtgaatgtttctttttttgAGAATCCGGGGGACTTGTTAAATGGAACAAGCGGCAATCAAACTGCAATGTTAGTAAAACTCTCCGCGATAAAGAAGCAAAACAGTGTTGTCGACAGCAGCATCATGTTCAGCATGGGCGTGTTTGGGAACGCGCTTGCGCTCATTGTGCTTCAAAGGTCCCCGGGACACCAGAAACGGAAATTGTTCTACAGACTGGTTGCCGGTCTAACGATCACTGACCTTGTGGGTACAACCAGTTTGAGTCCGTTAGTGATTGCTACGTATGTCAATGATTTCAAATGGATTGGTGGAATTCATGTGTGTAAATACTTCGGATTTATGATGGTGTTCTCCGGAGTTGCGACTTCTACAATAGTGTGTTTAATGGCCATCGAAAGGTTGATTTCCATAAGACATCCATATCTGTATTATGCTCGACTTCGCAAGAAGCATGCTAACTATTTTCTTCTCAGTGCCTGGACGTTCGCAGCGTCAGTTGCGAGCCTGCCTCTAGTTGGTTTTGGAGAAATAGTTCTGCAGTATCCGTACACTTGGTGCTTCATAGACTATTATACCGACAATAAAACCGATCGAGGATATAATTGCTTGTTTGCATTCCTAGAACTTCTCATGATTACAGTAACGGTCACGTGTAACTGTATAGTTCTGTATACGCTATTACGCACAAAGCTGCGCGGTCTGTCCGGCCGGAAGAATAGTTTCACGGACTCTCGGACGTTCTCCGGCTACTCGCGGCGCTACGCGGAGTGTCAGATGGCGGTGCTGCTGATCGGTATCACCGTGGTGTTCAGCTCCTGCTACCTTCCACTTATT ATTCGCATTGTACTAAACCAAACGAAGCTGCTTCCTGTGAACATGCGCACTGATCTGCTCATTATCCGCTTCGCCTCGCTCAATCAGATCCTTGACCCATGGGTGTACATCCTTTTGCGTCGCGAGGTCGTCTCTCGTCTCATCTTTACCATACGGACACTCGTCTCTGCCAAAACCGCTGAGGCACAGATCAAAACCTTTCGCCGGCAAGACTCGTCGTATTCCGCAAAGGACTCAAATTACACGTGTTGCACTTTCTGTTTTCATTGTTTATGTGATCCACCCCTGCAAAAGCGTGCTATCACAGTGTCCGGGAATCACGATAGCGACTACATGTCCGGGTCAATGTCTCCAAGACTTCCGACTAACAAGCTCGCTATTGGAGTTATCCGAAATGTGATGCTTCCAAATACCAGTAATGACTCACCCGCCGCGTTAGCGAAACGCTCGCACGTTATCGCCGGCCTAAAGCGTCAAGCATCTGTTGATTTAGAAATTGTAAGTAACCCGCCTGATAACCCATGTGATCCTTTAATGAAACCTTTTGAATCTAGCTACTGCGTTGCAGACTACAAAATAAGTTATTCATACAAAATACGTAGTGATAAACTATTGACTAACATAGCAGAAGAATCTGTTCGTGAAGATATGGACAGTCTGTAA